One Thermoflexus hugenholtzii JAD2 DNA segment encodes these proteins:
- a CDS encoding CBS domain-containing protein produces the protein MASVLKQYKVRDWMTPNPITISPRTTLPEAHQIMKEKRIRRLPVVDENGHLVGIVTLGDVREASPSDATSLSIFELNYLLARLTVDKIMTRKVITVTPDTPIYEAARLMLEHKIGGLPVVEDGRVVGIITESDIFKMVVRLAAEE, from the coding sequence ATGGCCAGCGTCCTCAAGCAATACAAGGTGCGGGACTGGATGACCCCGAATCCGATCACCATCTCCCCGCGCACGACCCTGCCCGAAGCCCATCAGATCATGAAGGAGAAGCGCATCCGCCGTCTGCCGGTGGTGGATGAGAACGGGCATCTGGTGGGGATCGTCACGCTGGGGGATGTGCGGGAGGCTTCGCCTTCGGATGCCACTTCCCTCAGCATCTTCGAGCTGAACTACCTCCTCGCTCGCCTCACCGTCGATAAGATCATGACCCGCAAGGTCATCACCGTCACGCCGGACACGCCGATCTATGAGGCGGCGCGCCTCATGCTGGAGCACAAGATCGGCGGCCTCCCGGTGGTGGAGGACGGCCGTGTGGTGGGGATCATCACCGAGTCTGATATCTTCAAGATGGTGGTGCGCCTGGCCGCAGAGGAGTGA
- a CDS encoding molybdenum cofactor biosynthesis protein — MEMEVQVRLFATLKDRAGREVITVRLPDGASVADLLRAVAEAYPSLQPYLPSTVVAINHEFAFPEDDVRPGDEVALFPPVSGGGEDPEPPEVIALTAEPIDLNALVRAVTTPRTGAVALFVGVVRGEEGDRQVEALEYEAYRPMAEAKMRQVLAEIRARWPLACGIALVQRIGRMAVGEVTVAVAVSAGHRHEGIFEAARYGIDRLKEIVPIWKKERGPHGELWIEGHYHPSPADVSPPSS, encoded by the coding sequence ATGGAGATGGAAGTGCAGGTGCGCCTGTTCGCCACGTTGAAGGATCGCGCCGGCCGAGAGGTGATCACCGTGCGGCTCCCGGATGGGGCCTCCGTGGCTGATCTGCTGCGCGCGGTGGCTGAGGCCTACCCCAGCCTTCAGCCTTACCTGCCCTCCACCGTCGTGGCGATCAACCACGAGTTCGCGTTCCCGGAAGATGACGTCCGGCCCGGGGACGAGGTGGCCCTGTTCCCGCCGGTGAGCGGGGGCGGGGAGGATCCCGAACCGCCGGAGGTCATCGCGCTGACCGCGGAGCCCATCGATCTGAACGCGCTGGTGCGAGCGGTGACCACCCCCCGAACCGGCGCGGTGGCGCTGTTCGTCGGGGTGGTGCGCGGGGAGGAGGGCGACCGGCAGGTGGAGGCCCTGGAGTATGAGGCGTATCGCCCCATGGCCGAGGCCAAGATGCGCCAGGTCCTGGCGGAGATCCGGGCCCGCTGGCCGCTGGCCTGCGGCATCGCCCTGGTCCAGCGGATCGGACGCATGGCGGTGGGGGAGGTCACCGTGGCGGTGGCCGTTTCCGCGGGGCATCGCCATGAGGGGATCTTCGAAGCGGCCCGCTACGGCATCGACCGCCTGAAGGAGATCGTTCCCATCTGGAAGAAAGAGCGGGGCCCGCACGGCGAGCTTTGGATCGAAGGCCATTACCATCCCTCCCCGGCGGATGTCTCTCCCCCATCCTCCTGA
- the moaC gene encoding cyclic pyranopterin monophosphate synthase MoaC, whose product MLTHLDEHGRARMVDVGEKPETHRVAVARGEVWMAPETMAAIREGSLPKGDVLAAARIAGIMAAKRTPDLIPLCHPLPITRVQVDFALHDPDEAHPLPWVEITAQVETVARTGVEMEALTAVAVAALTIYDMAKALDRRMRLTNIRLIEKHGGRSGDLVLEP is encoded by the coding sequence ATGCTCACGCATCTGGACGAGCACGGCCGGGCGCGGATGGTGGACGTCGGGGAGAAGCCGGAGACCCACCGGGTGGCGGTCGCCCGGGGAGAGGTCTGGATGGCTCCGGAGACCATGGCCGCCATCCGGGAGGGGAGTCTCCCCAAGGGGGATGTGCTGGCGGCGGCGCGCATCGCGGGCATCATGGCCGCCAAGCGCACCCCCGATCTCATCCCCCTGTGCCATCCCCTGCCCATCACCCGGGTTCAGGTGGATTTCGCCCTTCACGATCCCGATGAGGCGCATCCCCTTCCCTGGGTGGAGATCACCGCGCAGGTGGAGACGGTGGCCCGCACCGGCGTGGAGATGGAGGCGCTCACGGCGGTGGCGGTGGCGGCCCTGACGATCTACGACATGGCCAAGGCGCTGGATCGGCGCATGCGCCTGACCAACATCCGCCTGATCGAAAAGCACGGGGGACGAAGCGGCGATCTCGTCCTGGAACCGTGA
- a CDS encoding iron-containing alcohol dehydrogenase → MWFFKTPEIVFGEDALFYLEELRGQRAFVITDAQLRRLGLVRQVEEHLRRAGMEVHVFDMVEPNPTVDLVRIGADVIRAFNPDWIVAVGGGSVIDAAKAIWVLFERPDLDPLAISPMEPLGLRRRARLVAIPTTSGTGSEATWAIVLTDPRARRKLGVGSRENMPDIAIVDPAMAMDLPPRLTADTGMDALSHALEGYVSTWRNPFSDAMCLHAARLIFAYLPRAYRDGARDPEARAHMHLAATMAGIGFGNAMVGLAHSLGHALGARFDIPHGRAVGLFLPYVIEFNARVAADRYAHLLQAIGRPSPNGPEAAFQLSRTVLELLETLEQPQTVAACGIPRDDFEADLPTLVEYALEDPSTLTNPRSPTAEEVEHLLLYAYEGKMVDF, encoded by the coding sequence ATGTGGTTCTTCAAGACCCCGGAGATCGTCTTCGGTGAGGACGCCCTCTTCTATCTGGAGGAGCTGAGGGGACAGCGGGCCTTCGTGATCACCGACGCCCAGCTGCGGCGCCTGGGCCTGGTCCGGCAGGTCGAGGAGCACCTGCGCCGGGCCGGGATGGAGGTCCACGTGTTCGACATGGTGGAGCCCAACCCGACCGTCGACCTGGTCCGCATCGGAGCTGATGTGATCCGGGCCTTCAACCCAGATTGGATCGTGGCCGTGGGAGGGGGCTCCGTGATCGACGCCGCCAAGGCGATCTGGGTGCTCTTCGAACGGCCGGACCTCGACCCATTGGCCATCAGCCCGATGGAGCCGCTGGGCCTGCGGCGTCGCGCCCGCCTCGTCGCCATCCCCACCACCAGCGGCACCGGTTCGGAGGCCACCTGGGCCATCGTCCTCACGGATCCGCGAGCCCGGCGCAAGCTGGGCGTGGGCTCCCGGGAGAACATGCCGGATATCGCCATCGTGGACCCCGCGATGGCCATGGATCTGCCGCCCCGCCTGACCGCAGACACCGGGATGGACGCCCTGAGCCACGCCCTGGAGGGCTACGTCAGCACCTGGCGGAACCCGTTCAGCGATGCGATGTGCCTGCACGCGGCCCGCCTGATCTTCGCTTACCTTCCTCGCGCCTACCGGGACGGCGCCCGGGATCCCGAGGCCCGCGCCCATATGCACCTGGCGGCCACGATGGCTGGCATCGGCTTCGGGAACGCCATGGTGGGCCTGGCCCACAGCCTGGGCCACGCCCTGGGCGCCCGCTTCGACATCCCCCACGGCCGGGCGGTGGGACTCTTCCTCCCCTATGTGATCGAGTTCAACGCCCGGGTGGCTGCGGATCGTTACGCCCACCTCCTCCAGGCCATCGGACGGCCGAGCCCCAACGGCCCCGAGGCGGCTTTCCAGCTCTCCCGGACTGTCCTGGAGCTGCTCGAAACCCTGGAGCAGCCTCAGACCGTCGCCGCCTGCGGGATCCCGAGGGACGACTTCGAGGCCGATCTCCCCACTCTGGTGGAATACGCCCTGGAGGACCCCAGCACGCTGACCAACCCGAGGTCCCCCACGGCGGAGGAGGTGGAGCACCTGCTGCTGTATGCCTACGAGGGGAAGATGGTGGATTTTTAA
- a CDS encoding SCP2 sterol-binding domain-containing protein yields the protein MGIPFPSDAWIKALMEEVNRSPGYAEAAKNWEGDFYFVVEPEGPLTKPVVLYMDLWHGRCREAFEVTDESTRNPAYRMSAPYSVWKQVIQGKLDPIQALVTGRIKLKGNMVNIMRNVRAAKELVLCCTRVPTDFIA from the coding sequence ATGGGGATCCCCTTTCCCTCCGACGCGTGGATCAAGGCCTTGATGGAGGAGGTCAACCGCAGCCCGGGCTACGCCGAGGCCGCGAAGAACTGGGAGGGTGATTTCTACTTCGTCGTGGAGCCCGAAGGCCCCCTGACGAAGCCCGTCGTGCTGTATATGGACCTCTGGCACGGGCGGTGCCGCGAGGCCTTCGAGGTCACAGATGAATCAACCCGCAACCCGGCTTACCGGATGTCCGCCCCCTACTCCGTGTGGAAGCAGGTCATCCAGGGGAAGCTGGATCCCATCCAGGCGCTGGTCACCGGCCGCATCAAGCTGAAAGGGAACATGGTGAACATCATGCGGAACGTGCGGGCGGCCAAGGAGCTGGTGCTTTGCTGCACCCGCGTGCCTACTGACTTCATCGCCTGA
- the fusA gene encoding elongation factor G: protein MKTYRTENLRNIVLVGHNGSGKTTLTEAMLFISGATTRMGRVEEGNTVSDFDEEEIRRRLSIYTSLIPIEWSDHKLNFLDAPGYLDFVGEMKSAVHVADCALVVVDSVAGVEVGTEQAWAALEERGLPRIAVINKMDRENANYERALESLQRAFKANFVPIQLPIGSQAAFEGVVDLIAMKARRGPRGEAGEIPPALREEAEEARMRLMEAAAESDDELIVKYLEGGELTEEEIRRGLKAGFLTGRIVPVVCVAGFSTIGIGPLLDLLVQLAPSPLEAKPIEAVPVSNGQPEAIQPDPAGPTVAYVFKITADPFVGKLAYFRVFRGTVRSNSHLFNANKGQDERLAQIFVMRGKEQIPVPELVAGDIGAVPKLNVTGHGDTLCDRSHPVRIAPPVYPTPLYAVAVEPKTKADSAKLIPTLQRLCEEDPTLHLRQEPSTHQTILEGMGDAHIDVAVRRAATKFGVEIVTSVPKVPYRETITKVARAQYRHKKQTGGAGQFGEVHLRIEPLPRDGGFEYVWEVFGGAISSNFAPSIEKGIRSVMEQGLLAGYPIVDLRVAVYDGKEHPVDSNDISFQIAGREAFKLAFQQAGPVLLEPIMQFTIIVPEQFTGDVISDLNTRRARVQGIEQQGDKSVIIALAPLAEMQRYATQLRSLTQGRGVFRMTFSHYEEVPHHIAQTIIEQARREREAAKEKA, encoded by the coding sequence ATGAAGACGTATCGCACAGAGAACCTGCGGAACATCGTGCTGGTCGGCCACAACGGATCCGGCAAGACCACCCTGACAGAGGCGATGCTGTTCATCAGCGGGGCGACCACCCGCATGGGCCGCGTGGAGGAAGGCAACACCGTCTCCGATTTCGATGAGGAAGAGATCCGTCGCCGCCTCTCCATCTACACCTCCCTGATCCCCATCGAATGGTCTGACCACAAGCTCAACTTCCTGGACGCTCCCGGATATCTGGATTTCGTGGGCGAGATGAAGAGCGCGGTGCATGTGGCGGATTGCGCGCTGGTGGTGGTGGATAGCGTGGCGGGTGTGGAGGTGGGCACTGAGCAGGCGTGGGCGGCCCTGGAGGAGCGAGGCCTGCCCCGCATCGCGGTGATCAACAAGATGGATCGGGAGAACGCGAACTACGAGCGAGCCCTGGAGAGCCTGCAGCGGGCCTTCAAGGCGAACTTCGTCCCGATCCAGCTCCCCATCGGCAGCCAGGCAGCCTTCGAAGGGGTGGTGGATCTCATCGCCATGAAAGCGCGCCGGGGCCCCCGCGGGGAGGCCGGGGAGATCCCGCCGGCGTTGCGGGAGGAGGCGGAGGAGGCCCGGATGCGCCTGATGGAGGCCGCTGCCGAATCCGATGATGAGCTGATCGTGAAATACCTGGAGGGCGGCGAGCTGACGGAGGAGGAGATCCGGCGGGGCCTGAAGGCCGGCTTCCTGACCGGACGCATCGTCCCGGTGGTCTGTGTGGCCGGCTTCTCAACCATCGGTATCGGCCCCCTGCTGGACCTGCTGGTCCAGCTGGCTCCCTCGCCCCTGGAGGCGAAGCCGATTGAGGCGGTGCCGGTCTCCAACGGGCAGCCGGAAGCCATTCAGCCGGATCCGGCCGGGCCGACCGTGGCCTATGTGTTCAAGATCACGGCGGATCCCTTCGTCGGGAAACTGGCCTACTTCCGCGTTTTCCGGGGGACCGTTCGCTCCAACTCCCATCTCTTCAACGCGAACAAGGGACAGGACGAGCGGCTGGCCCAGATCTTCGTGATGCGGGGCAAGGAGCAGATCCCGGTTCCGGAGCTGGTCGCCGGGGACATCGGGGCAGTCCCCAAGCTGAACGTGACGGGCCACGGGGACACCCTCTGCGATCGCAGCCATCCAGTGCGCATCGCCCCGCCTGTCTATCCCACGCCGCTCTATGCGGTGGCGGTGGAGCCGAAGACGAAGGCCGACTCCGCCAAACTCATCCCGACCCTCCAGCGCCTGTGCGAGGAGGATCCCACCCTCCATCTCCGCCAGGAGCCCTCCACCCATCAGACCATCCTGGAGGGCATGGGGGATGCCCATATCGACGTGGCCGTCCGTCGGGCGGCGACCAAGTTCGGCGTGGAGATCGTGACCAGCGTCCCCAAGGTGCCTTACCGGGAGACGATCACCAAGGTGGCCCGGGCCCAGTATCGCCACAAGAAGCAGACCGGCGGGGCCGGGCAGTTCGGCGAGGTTCACCTGCGCATCGAGCCCCTGCCGCGGGACGGCGGCTTCGAATACGTCTGGGAGGTCTTCGGCGGGGCGATCTCCTCCAACTTCGCCCCCTCCATCGAGAAGGGCATCCGGAGCGTGATGGAGCAGGGGCTGCTGGCCGGCTACCCCATCGTGGATCTGCGCGTGGCCGTCTACGACGGCAAGGAGCACCCGGTGGACTCCAACGACATCTCCTTCCAGATCGCCGGGCGCGAGGCGTTCAAGCTGGCCTTCCAGCAGGCCGGCCCCGTCCTCCTGGAGCCGATCATGCAGTTCACCATCATCGTGCCGGAGCAGTTCACGGGGGACGTGATCAGCGACCTCAACACGCGCCGGGCCCGGGTGCAGGGCATCGAGCAGCAGGGCGACAAGAGCGTCATCATCGCCCTGGCCCCTCTGGCGGAGATGCAGCGCTACGCCACCCAGCTGCGCTCCCTGACCCAGGGCCGCGGCGTGTTCCGCATGACCTTCAGCCACTACGAGGAGGTCCCTCATCACATCGCCCAGACCATCATCGAGCAGGCGCGGCGGGAGCGGGAGGCCGCGAAGGAGAAGGCATGA
- a CDS encoding HD domain-containing protein — MSGWRYRWRQFRWALGARIREEDQALVARFLPPEAQALFWRMPRGDQRHSLAVLRTLLEWGETHPALLQAALLHDVGKAAAPLSPWERALLVLTEALCPPSWRRIFRQLPLLRRWAARVQRYRAHPEIGAAWAQAAGCDPLTVALIRRHQEPLGPPQLEEDLETRLLRRLQEADGRN, encoded by the coding sequence ATGAGTGGATGGCGTTATCGGTGGCGGCAGTTCCGATGGGCGCTGGGGGCGCGGATCCGGGAGGAGGATCAGGCCCTGGTGGCGCGGTTCCTGCCTCCGGAGGCCCAGGCCCTGTTCTGGCGGATGCCGCGCGGCGACCAGCGTCACAGCCTGGCGGTGTTGCGAACCTTGCTGGAGTGGGGGGAGACGCACCCGGCGCTGTTGCAAGCGGCGTTGCTTCACGATGTGGGGAAAGCCGCCGCGCCCCTCTCCCCCTGGGAGCGGGCCCTGCTGGTGCTGACGGAGGCCCTGTGCCCACCCTCCTGGCGGCGGATCTTCCGGCAGCTCCCGTTGCTTCGCCGCTGGGCCGCGCGGGTCCAGCGGTATCGGGCCCATCCGGAGATCGGGGCGGCCTGGGCTCAGGCGGCCGGGTGCGACCCCCTCACGGTGGCGTTGATCCGGCGTCACCAGGAGCCTCTTGGCCCTCCCCAGCTGGAGGAGGACCTGGAGACCCGTCTGCTTCGCCGGTTGCAGGAAGCGGATGGACGGAATTGA
- a CDS encoding response regulator, with translation MASSQGRGIRPPRVLIVEDNPNEARALHDLLVWNGFEVALAATARQGWSRLRSWGPDAVVLDLGLPDADGLTLCRAIKSDAQLRDLPVLILTGRSAVRELVEGLRAGAEDYVAKPYDPREVLARLQALLRRGQRIASLKTYHLQWWNFLRAFVPSPILQALQKAPQEVVGPARMRPLSILTVTWGGLRERLREAAQDGRLPAGTLGQALNRHLEVFHTSIHAEGGSPAPMVDEVTMAWFNIPLPCPDHAVRALRAALVLRERIRRLHSELPPGLRFVPGILLHRGNALVGLMGGSGYRHYGALGEAVEAARRLALIAPPGEILLTPTFYEAVQGLLPAQPWTEAPAFLRIPLYRVSTGSHPLSPSSSTEKRGR, from the coding sequence ATGGCTTCATCCCAAGGAAGGGGCATCCGTCCGCCCCGCGTGTTGATCGTGGAAGATAACCCGAACGAGGCCCGGGCGCTGCATGATCTGCTGGTCTGGAACGGATTTGAGGTGGCCCTGGCGGCCACCGCCCGTCAAGGCTGGAGCCGGCTGCGCTCCTGGGGTCCCGATGCGGTGGTCCTCGACCTGGGCCTGCCGGATGCGGACGGCTTGACGCTTTGCCGGGCGATCAAATCCGACGCCCAGCTCCGGGACCTCCCGGTGCTCATCCTCACCGGCCGCTCCGCGGTCCGGGAGCTGGTGGAAGGCCTGCGGGCGGGGGCGGAGGATTACGTCGCCAAGCCCTACGATCCGCGGGAGGTCCTGGCCCGGTTGCAGGCGCTCCTGCGCCGGGGCCAGCGCATCGCCTCCCTCAAAACCTATCACTTGCAATGGTGGAATTTCCTCCGAGCCTTCGTCCCTTCCCCGATCCTGCAGGCGCTCCAGAAGGCCCCGCAGGAAGTGGTGGGCCCCGCCCGGATGCGACCCCTCAGCATCCTAACGGTGACATGGGGCGGGCTCCGGGAGCGACTTCGCGAGGCGGCTCAGGATGGCCGGCTCCCGGCCGGGACGCTGGGCCAGGCCCTGAACCGGCATCTGGAGGTATTCCACACGAGCATCCACGCCGAGGGAGGATCCCCTGCGCCCATGGTGGACGAGGTGACGATGGCCTGGTTCAACATCCCCCTCCCCTGCCCGGATCACGCGGTGCGGGCCCTGCGGGCCGCCCTGGTCCTCCGGGAGCGGATCCGCCGGCTCCACTCGGAGCTCCCCCCTGGCCTGCGTTTCGTCCCCGGGATCCTGCTGCACCGGGGGAACGCCCTGGTGGGGCTGATGGGGGGATCCGGCTACCGGCACTACGGCGCCTTGGGGGAAGCGGTAGAAGCCGCCCGGCGGCTGGCGCTGATCGCTCCCCCCGGGGAGATCCTCCTCACCCCCACGTTCTACGAGGCCGTCCAGGGCCTTCTCCCCGCCCAGCCCTGGACCGAGGCCCCCGCTTTCCTCCGGATCCCCCTTTACCGGGTTTCCACCGGAAGCCACCCGCTCTCCCCCTCGTCCTCAACGGAGAAGCGAGGAAGGTGA